In Candidatus Nanopelagicales bacterium, a single genomic region encodes these proteins:
- a CDS encoding RidA family protein → MSVESRLAEIGLTLPEIAVPVAAYVPAVRSGNLIFLSGQLPMVNGELPQTGKVGGTVTPDEAHELAKICALNGIAAVKGLIGDLEKVVRIVKVTGFVASVPDFVSAPIVVNGASNVLLQAFGDKGVHARSSLGVAALPLDAPVEVELIVEVSE, encoded by the coding sequence ATGTCTGTTGAAAGTCGTTTGGCTGAAATCGGCTTGACCCTTCCGGAAATCGCTGTACCGGTGGCGGCATATGTGCCAGCAGTGCGCAGCGGAAATCTGATCTTCCTATCGGGCCAACTACCTATGGTCAATGGCGAATTGCCACAGACTGGCAAGGTTGGCGGCACCGTGACTCCTGATGAGGCTCATGAGCTCGCGAAGATTTGTGCACTCAATGGCATTGCTGCGGTTAAGGGTTTAATCGGCGATCTTGAGAAGGTTGTGCGCATTGTGAAGGTCACCGGTTTCGTTGCCAGTGTTCCTGACTTTGTATCAGCTCCAATCGTGGTCAATGGTGCAAGCAATGTGTTGTTGCAGGCGTTCGGCGACAAGGGTGTTCATGCCCGATCATCGCTTGGTGTTGCAGCACTTCCACTTGATGCGCCAGTTGAGGTCGAGCTCATTGTCGAGGTCTCTGAATAG
- a CDS encoding GatB/YqeY domain-containing protein, translating into MTSLKEQLHADLTASIKARDALTSSTLRMALTAVSNEEVSGKEARVLSDDDVLTVLGREAKKRKEAAQAYDDAQRPELADKEREELGVLEKYLPASLSDTDIRAIIAAAVAEVQAGPATGGAALGAVMKLVQPQVKGRADGGFVAAEVKSALGMG; encoded by the coding sequence ATGACTTCCCTGAAGGAACAGCTCCACGCAGACCTGACCGCATCGATCAAGGCTCGAGACGCCTTGACCTCATCCACCCTGCGGATGGCTCTCACCGCTGTGTCCAATGAAGAGGTCTCGGGCAAGGAAGCCCGCGTGCTCAGCGACGATGACGTATTGACCGTGCTTGGCCGTGAGGCAAAGAAGCGCAAGGAAGCCGCCCAGGCGTATGACGATGCCCAACGTCCAGAACTTGCCGATAAGGAGCGCGAAGAGCTCGGTGTGCTGGAGAAGTACCTGCCTGCCTCATTGAGTGACACAGATATCCGGGCGATCATCGCTGCCGCAGTCGCTGAAGTTCAAGCCGGCCCAGCCACTGGTGGAGCTGCCCTTGGCGCAGTGATGAAGCTGGTCCAGCCGCAGGTCAAGGGTCGTGCCGACGGTGGCTTCGTGGCCGCCGAGGTGAAATCCGCCCTCGGAATGGGATAA
- a CDS encoding ArsA-related P-loop ATPase, translated as MKVASAPQLYLDDVLLNPDIHIIVCTGSGGVGKTTTAAAIALRAAERGRKVCVLTIDPARRLAQAMGIEHLDNSPRPVEGIQGTGSLDAMMLDMKRTFDEVVEGHSDPARAQAILNNPFYQSLSSSFAGTQEYMAMEKLGQLHTQAQVDGTWDLIVVDTPPSRSALDFLDAPARLGSFLDGKFIRILAAPARGAGRGIGKLAAVGFGFFTSALSKILGSQVLNDVGAFVAAIDSTFGGFRERADATYALLKDGHTSFIVIAAPEADAIREASFFVERLNADQMPLAGLVLNRVTEVTMPEVTREQALAAAQGLVQGDASSKLAASLLELHAQRVSQVERQAEFANRFTAAHPGIRVTSVRALAQDVHDLDGLREIGVLLAN; from the coding sequence ATGAAAGTAGCGAGTGCTCCACAGCTGTATCTCGATGACGTACTGCTCAATCCAGATATTCACATCATCGTGTGCACGGGCTCTGGTGGTGTTGGTAAAACCACCACAGCTGCCGCGATAGCACTTCGCGCAGCTGAACGTGGACGAAAAGTATGCGTGCTCACGATTGACCCAGCACGACGATTAGCTCAAGCGATGGGCATCGAACATCTTGATAACTCTCCACGCCCTGTAGAAGGCATCCAAGGCACCGGGTCTTTGGACGCGATGATGCTTGATATGAAACGCACCTTTGATGAAGTTGTTGAAGGGCATTCAGATCCCGCACGTGCTCAAGCGATCCTCAATAACCCTTTCTATCAATCACTTTCTTCTTCATTCGCTGGAACCCAGGAATACATGGCCATGGAAAAACTTGGGCAATTGCATACCCAGGCTCAAGTTGATGGAACGTGGGACTTGATTGTTGTAGATACTCCCCCTTCGCGTAGCGCTCTTGATTTCCTTGATGCACCCGCGCGATTGGGTTCCTTCTTAGATGGCAAGTTCATTCGCATTCTTGCCGCACCAGCTCGAGGCGCTGGGCGCGGAATCGGCAAACTCGCAGCGGTTGGCTTTGGCTTTTTCACGAGTGCACTGTCAAAGATTCTCGGATCACAAGTACTCAACGATGTGGGCGCTTTCGTAGCTGCGATTGACAGTACCTTCGGTGGCTTCCGTGAACGCGCGGATGCAACGTATGCACTGTTGAAGGATGGCCACACTTCATTCATTGTCATTGCAGCACCAGAAGCTGATGCGATTCGAGAAGCTTCGTTTTTCGTTGAACGCTTGAATGCTGATCAGATGCCACTTGCCGGCCTGGTGCTGAATCGAGTTACTGAAGTAACCATGCCTGAAGTCACGCGCGAACAAGCACTTGCTGCGGCACAAGGTCTGGTGCAAGGGGATGCATCAAGCAAGCTGGCTGCATCGCTCTTGGAACTTCATGCGCAACGAGTCTCACAAGTCGAGCGTCAAGCGGAATTTGCGAACCGCTTCACCGCAGCTCATCCTGGAATTCGAGTGACCTCAGTGCGAGCGCTTGCTCAAGACGTGCATGATCTTGATGGCTTGCGTGAAATTGGTGTGTTACTCGCGAATTAG
- a CDS encoding metallophosphoesterase translates to MGLGKKLVGTAAIGAAGLAYAYWEAQQFTLRHKEVTVLPLGQSDLRILHLSDLHFIPGQTKKHEWLHSLRDTNPDLVVVTGDFLAHLDAIPHILDSLDPLFDIPGVFVLGSNDYFAPRPINPAKYFQGPSQLEPTRPMLPWHDLVDGLQDNGWLDLSNTSAMVTADGRTLDVRGVDDPHISRDRYDQVAGAFDTSADLALGVVHAPYRRVLDGFIGDGADLVLAGHTHGGQLRVPGVGALVTNCDLDRSQARGLSEYDVLSADGSWHVAPLHVSAGCGTSPYAPFRFACRPEATLLTLTSPVSANLR, encoded by the coding sequence ATGGGACTTGGCAAGAAGTTGGTGGGCACTGCGGCAATTGGTGCGGCCGGCTTGGCCTATGCCTACTGGGAAGCCCAGCAGTTCACGTTGCGTCACAAAGAAGTCACGGTGCTTCCACTTGGTCAATCTGATCTGCGAATCCTGCATCTATCCGATTTGCACTTCATCCCAGGTCAAACAAAAAAGCATGAATGGCTGCACTCACTTCGCGATACCAATCCAGATCTCGTTGTCGTCACTGGTGATTTCTTGGCGCACCTCGATGCCATCCCACACATACTCGACAGTCTTGATCCACTCTTCGACATCCCTGGTGTCTTTGTCCTTGGTAGCAACGACTACTTCGCGCCACGGCCTATTAACCCAGCGAAATACTTCCAGGGGCCTTCACAGCTTGAACCAACCCGGCCAATGCTTCCATGGCACGATCTTGTTGATGGTCTACAAGACAACGGCTGGCTCGATCTTTCCAACACTTCCGCGATGGTCACTGCAGACGGTCGAACCCTTGATGTCCGCGGCGTTGATGATCCGCACATCAGCCGCGATCGCTATGACCAAGTCGCAGGAGCTTTCGATACTTCCGCTGACTTAGCCCTCGGGGTGGTGCATGCGCCTTACCGCCGTGTACTTGATGGCTTTATTGGTGATGGTGCTGATCTCGTACTTGCTGGTCACACGCACGGGGGTCAATTACGCGTTCCCGGAGTCGGTGCATTGGTCACCAACTGCGATCTTGATCGATCACAGGCACGCGGATTGAGTGAATACGACGTGCTCAGCGCTGATGGCAGCTGGCACGTTGCTCCGCTGCATGTATCTGCTGGGTGCGGCACGTCCCCTTATGCACCATTTCGTTTTGCTTGCCGACCAGAAGCAACACTGCTGACGCTTACCTCTCCAGTCTCTGCAAATCTTCGTTAA
- a CDS encoding NUDIX domain-containing protein codes for MTRDFPEYALERARELANGSATWEPITPRAASTVLLLRETGHGLETYMMCRASTMAFAASAYVFPGGRLDPEDYERGQTLDDEVINLASLSVRMSADPAQTRGLLLCAVRELEEEAGVIVDPHALVLLDHWVTPEWEKLRYDVRFFITHMPEDQIAQPHGTEAVEARWISPSAAIAEADEGKILLMAPTRAALEHLLEHSEIATLVAATDARDIVPRMDRLQIEADGYEHWTIVHDRTGEILERDRPVPPVEATGTP; via the coding sequence GTGACTCGGGATTTTCCCGAGTACGCCCTTGAGCGCGCTCGCGAATTAGCGAACGGCTCTGCTACCTGGGAACCCATCACTCCACGCGCCGCATCCACAGTGTTGCTGTTGCGTGAAACAGGCCATGGGCTTGAGACCTACATGATGTGCCGTGCAAGCACCATGGCTTTTGCTGCGAGTGCCTATGTATTTCCAGGCGGTCGCCTAGACCCAGAGGATTATGAGCGCGGGCAGACTCTGGATGATGAAGTCATCAACTTAGCTTCGCTGTCAGTTCGCATGAGCGCCGATCCCGCTCAAACCCGTGGCTTGCTTCTGTGTGCGGTGCGTGAGCTTGAAGAAGAAGCTGGCGTCATTGTGGATCCACATGCGTTGGTGCTACTTGATCATTGGGTGACTCCCGAATGGGAAAAGCTGCGCTACGACGTACGTTTTTTCATCACGCACATGCCAGAGGATCAAATTGCTCAGCCGCATGGAACTGAAGCCGTCGAAGCGCGATGGATATCGCCGAGTGCGGCCATTGCCGAAGCAGACGAAGGCAAAATCTTGCTGATGGCGCCTACTCGCGCAGCACTCGAGCACCTGCTGGAACACAGCGAGATCGCAACGCTGGTTGCCGCTACTGATGCGCGCGACATTGTGCCGCGCATGGATCGATTGCAAATCGAAGCCGATGGCTACGAACACTGGACGATCGTCCACGATCGAACTGGCGAAATTTTGGAACGTGATCGCCCAGTACCACCAGTTGAAGCAACGGGTACGCCATGA
- a CDS encoding WhiB family transcriptional regulator: protein MRKRGISQMTFDTDWAANAACKTADPDMLFVQGAAQNRVKQICAGCVVRTECLADALDNRVEFGVWGGMTERERRALLRRRPNVSSWSMLLQNASDDYTRGSQVVARVS, encoded by the coding sequence ATGCGCAAAAGGGGAATTTCGCAGATGACTTTTGACACTGACTGGGCCGCAAACGCCGCTTGTAAAACTGCAGATCCCGACATGCTCTTTGTTCAGGGCGCAGCCCAAAACCGTGTCAAGCAAATCTGTGCTGGTTGCGTTGTTCGCACTGAGTGCCTTGCTGATGCTCTCGACAACCGCGTTGAGTTCGGTGTGTGGGGTGGAATGACCGAGCGCGAGCGGCGTGCGCTCCTTCGCCGTCGTCCAAATGTGTCTTCATGGAGCATGTTGTTGCAGAACGCCAGCGATGACTACACACGCGGGTCTCAGGTTGTTGCACGCGTTTCCTAA
- a CDS encoding ArsA-related P-loop ATPase codes for MVNWSGTALHVVSGKGGAGKTTVAAALAINLAREGKRTLLMEVEGRQGIAQLFDTAPLPYEERRIAIAPGDGEVWALAVDADEALVDYLATFYNLGRAGSALRKMGAIDFATTLAPGLRDVLLTGKACELVRRKTKRADNAYDAVVIDAPPTGRIEQFLNVTSQVSALAKTGPIHRHAEMVMGVIGSPQTSVHLVTLLEEMPVQETIDGVAQLRAAELPVGAIFINMVRDALLDEKQMAKIRKGTLGMKKISEIAVSAGIHQDPEVLATALLQEAQDHVDRSDLETRERTRIEALGLQTISLPLISRGIDLGSLYLLADAMFEQGVR; via the coding sequence ATGGTCAATTGGTCGGGCACTGCGCTGCACGTGGTTTCCGGTAAAGGTGGGGCAGGGAAAACCACCGTCGCTGCGGCTTTGGCGATCAATTTGGCCCGCGAAGGCAAACGCACCTTGCTCATGGAAGTTGAAGGCCGCCAAGGCATCGCCCAACTCTTTGACACCGCTCCCCTGCCGTACGAAGAACGCCGGATCGCTATTGCTCCAGGTGATGGAGAAGTGTGGGCACTGGCCGTGGATGCCGATGAAGCACTCGTGGACTACCTCGCAACCTTCTACAACCTAGGTCGTGCTGGATCTGCACTGCGCAAGATGGGCGCTATTGATTTCGCCACCACCTTGGCCCCTGGCCTGCGCGACGTGTTGCTGACCGGCAAAGCCTGCGAATTAGTGCGCCGGAAAACCAAGCGAGCTGACAATGCCTATGACGCTGTCGTTATTGATGCTCCACCAACTGGGCGCATTGAACAATTTCTCAATGTCACTTCACAAGTTTCTGCTTTGGCGAAAACGGGCCCCATCCATCGACATGCTGAAATGGTGATGGGAGTTATTGGATCACCGCAGACGTCGGTCCATCTTGTGACTTTGCTCGAAGAAATGCCGGTTCAAGAAACCATTGATGGCGTTGCGCAACTGCGCGCAGCCGAACTCCCCGTTGGCGCAATCTTTATCAACATGGTGCGCGATGCACTTCTTGATGAAAAACAGATGGCCAAGATTCGCAAAGGCACCCTTGGCATGAAGAAAATCAGTGAGATCGCTGTTTCCGCTGGTATCCATCAAGATCCCGAAGTTCTCGCTACTGCCCTGTTACAAGAGGCCCAAGACCATGTAGATCGCTCAGATCTGGAAACACGTGAACGCACACGCATCGAGGCTCTCGGACTTCAGACAATTTCGCTTCCCTTGATTTCCCGTGGTATTGACCTTGGTAGTTTGTATCTGCTCGCAGATGCCATGTTTGAGCAGGGTGTGCGATGA